A DNA window from Streptomyces sp. 71268 contains the following coding sequences:
- a CDS encoding MTH1187 family thiamine-binding protein: MIVAFSVTPLGVGEDVGEYVADAVRVVRESGLPNRTDAMFTSVEGEWDEVMDVVRRAVAAVEARAPRVSLVLKADLRPGVVDGLTSKVETVERHLTEG; the protein is encoded by the coding sequence GTGATCGTCGCCTTCTCCGTCACCCCGCTCGGCGTCGGCGAGGACGTCGGTGAGTACGTCGCCGACGCCGTGCGCGTGGTGCGTGAATCCGGTCTGCCGAACCGCACCGACGCGATGTTCACCTCCGTCGAGGGCGAGTGGGACGAGGTCATGGACGTCGTCCGACGGGCCGTCGCCGCGGTCGAGGCCCGCGCCCCGCGCGTCAGCCTGGTGCTCAAGGCCGACCTTCGGCCCGGCGTCGTGGACGGGCTCACCTCGAAGGTGGAGACCGTCGAACGACACCTGACCGAGGGCTGA
- a CDS encoding HAMP domain-containing sensor histidine kinase — protein sequence MARGVRGALGSVRARATVGASVVVAVALVLAGVVVLGLLRDNLREQTTLQADVRAREVAARLAAGARLELDDDPPVQVVDEDGRVRAVSEDLTRITGTGHAGVRAVAPPERPTPTARPTPSRTPERDDDPDERDGQDGRESPEEGEGRTGADEDSDPEDDAAREAADEAAEDAAEEAAEAIERGESPRQVLPGQGEIHDGATHHEGFATVDGERREYRFAAVRVTTPLDESLTVYAGAPLATERDAVGTVRRAMLIGLPVLLAVVAAVTWLVTRRALRPVEGIRREMAAITASADLSRRVPEPQARDEVARLAVTTNETLAALEGSVERQRRFVADASHELRSPIASLRTQLEVGVAHPELLDAEGAVADVVRLQHLAADLLLLARLDAGERPVRGRVPLAELVRDEVAQRVGDRVAVRADELADIDVSGSRGQLARVLGNLLDNAQRHAERAVEVSVRREHDARGPWAVLAVADDGAGVPEAERERIFERFVRLDDARSRDDGGAGLGLAIARYVVARHGGTLTVREAEAGGACFEVRLPGAGPAGAPGARGAGGAGRAPGR from the coding sequence GTGGCTAGGGGCGTGCGCGGGGCGCTCGGGTCGGTCAGGGCGCGCGCCACCGTCGGCGCCAGCGTGGTGGTCGCGGTGGCCCTGGTGCTGGCCGGCGTCGTCGTGCTCGGCCTGCTCCGGGACAACCTGCGGGAGCAGACCACCCTGCAGGCGGACGTGCGGGCCCGGGAGGTCGCGGCCCGGCTGGCCGCCGGCGCCCGCCTCGAACTGGACGACGACCCGCCGGTGCAGGTGGTGGACGAGGACGGGCGGGTACGGGCCGTGAGCGAGGACCTCACGCGGATCACCGGCACCGGTCACGCCGGCGTGCGCGCCGTCGCCCCGCCCGAGCGCCCGACCCCCACCGCGCGGCCCACCCCCAGCCGCACCCCCGAGCGCGACGACGACCCCGACGAGCGGGACGGCCAGGACGGGCGGGAGTCCCCGGAGGAGGGCGAGGGCCGTACGGGGGCCGACGAGGACAGCGACCCCGAGGACGACGCGGCCCGGGAGGCCGCCGACGAGGCCGCCGAGGACGCGGCGGAGGAGGCGGCCGAGGCCATCGAGCGCGGCGAGAGCCCACGCCAGGTGCTGCCCGGACAGGGCGAGATCCACGACGGGGCCACCCACCACGAGGGCTTCGCCACGGTGGACGGGGAGCGGCGGGAGTACCGGTTCGCCGCCGTCCGCGTGACGACCCCGCTGGACGAGTCCCTGACCGTCTACGCCGGCGCCCCGCTGGCCACGGAGCGGGACGCGGTGGGCACCGTGCGCCGCGCGATGCTGATCGGGCTGCCGGTGCTGCTCGCCGTCGTCGCGGCGGTGACATGGCTGGTCACCCGGCGCGCGCTGCGCCCGGTGGAGGGCATCCGGCGCGAGATGGCGGCCATCACCGCGAGCGCCGACCTGTCCCGACGGGTGCCCGAGCCGCAGGCCAGGGACGAGGTGGCGCGCCTGGCGGTGACCACCAACGAGACGCTGGCCGCGCTGGAGGGCTCGGTCGAGCGGCAGCGCCGCTTCGTCGCGGACGCCTCGCACGAACTGCGCAGCCCCATCGCCAGCCTGCGCACCCAGCTCGAGGTGGGCGTGGCTCATCCGGAACTGCTGGACGCCGAGGGCGCGGTCGCCGACGTGGTGCGGCTCCAGCACCTGGCGGCCGACCTGCTGCTGCTGGCCCGCCTTGACGCGGGGGAGCGGCCGGTGCGCGGCCGGGTGCCGCTGGCGGAACTGGTGCGCGACGAGGTGGCGCAGCGGGTGGGCGACCGGGTCGCCGTACGCGCCGACGAGTTGGCCGACATCGACGTCAGCGGCTCACGCGGGCAACTCGCCCGGGTCCTGGGCAACCTGCTGGACAACGCCCAGCGGCACGCGGAGCGCGCGGTCGAGGTGTCGGTGCGGCGGGAGCACGACGCCCGGGGTCCGTGGGCGGTGCTGGCCGTCGCCGACGACGGGGCCGGCGTGCCGGAGGCCGAGCGGGAGCGGATCTTCGAGCGTTTCGTACGGCTTGACGACGCGCGCAGCCGCGACGACGGCGGCGCCGGGCTCGGCCTCGCGATCGCGCGCTATGTGGTGGCGCGGCACGGCGGCACCCTGACGGTGCGCGAGGCCGAGGCGGGCGGCGCCTGCTTCGAGGTGCGGCTGCCCGGCGCGGGGCCGGCCGGCGCGCCGGGCGCGCGGGGGGCCGGTGGCGCGGGCCGAGCGCCGGGCCGGTAA
- a CDS encoding AIM24 family protein, translating to MPFTMVNSRIVEAAIAPGQTMFSQRGAMLAYRGEVAFTPSITGGQGGVMSMIGRRVANEATPLMTVEGSGTVLFGHGGHHVQVVDLSGDTLYVEADRLLAFDGTLRQGTMFMGAQGGVMGMVRGQVSGQGLFTTTLEGHGSVAVMAHGGVVELPISPGREVHVDPQAYVAHRGKVRNKLTTAIGWRELVGRGSGEGFQLALSGTGTVYVQASEEKL from the coding sequence ATGCCGTTCACGATGGTCAACTCGCGGATCGTGGAGGCCGCGATCGCACCCGGGCAGACGATGTTCAGCCAGCGCGGGGCGATGCTCGCCTACCGGGGCGAGGTCGCGTTCACGCCGAGCATCACCGGCGGCCAGGGCGGCGTGATGTCGATGATCGGGCGCCGGGTGGCGAACGAGGCGACGCCGCTGATGACGGTGGAGGGCAGTGGCACGGTGCTCTTCGGGCACGGCGGCCACCACGTGCAGGTGGTCGACCTGAGCGGGGACACGCTGTACGTGGAGGCCGACCGGCTGCTCGCCTTCGACGGCACGCTGCGCCAGGGCACGATGTTCATGGGCGCGCAGGGCGGCGTGATGGGCATGGTGCGCGGCCAGGTCTCCGGGCAGGGCCTGTTCACCACGACCCTGGAGGGGCACGGCTCGGTGGCGGTGATGGCGCACGGCGGGGTCGTCGAGCTGCCGATCAGCCCGGGCCGCGAGGTCCACGTGGACCCGCAGGCGTACGTCGCCCACCGCGGCAAGGTCCGCAACAAGCTCACCACCGCGATCGGCTGGCGGGAGCTGGTCGGCCGCGGTTCGGGCGAGGGGTTCCAGCTCGCCCTGTCAGGCACCGGCACGGTGTACGTCCAGGCGTCCGAGGAGAAACTGTGA
- a CDS encoding PepSY domain-containing protein, whose protein sequence is MKRNLVIATAAAAVLIGGGTASAVALTHDGDDAPASPTRAQAADRDDADQDDTGRAQGGTDDASDDRDARDTQDVRDDNDDRDDREDAAEERALRGAKVTAREAVDAALKARPGTVVAAELDADDGARALWDVDILGSDGHWYELTLDGDTGKVTHQDRDDSDDRDGPDDSDD, encoded by the coding sequence ATGAAGCGCAACCTCGTCATCGCTACCGCCGCCGCGGCGGTCCTGATCGGCGGCGGCACCGCGTCGGCGGTGGCCCTGACCCACGACGGCGACGACGCGCCCGCCAGCCCGACCCGGGCCCAGGCCGCTGACCGGGACGACGCGGACCAGGACGACACGGGCCGGGCCCAGGGCGGCACCGACGACGCGAGCGACGACCGGGACGCGCGGGATACACAGGACGTACGGGACGACAACGATGACCGGGACGACCGGGAGGACGCCGCCGAGGAGCGGGCGCTGCGAGGGGCGAAGGTCACCGCGCGGGAGGCCGTGGACGCCGCGCTGAAGGCCAGGCCCGGCACCGTGGTCGCGGCCGAGCTCGACGCGGACGACGGCGCCCGCGCGCTGTGGGACGTGGACATCCTCGGCTCGGACGGCCACTGGTACGAGCTGACGCTGGACGGCGACACCGGCAAGGTGACGCACCAGGACCGCGACGACTCCGACGACCGCGACGGCCCCGACGACTCCGACGACTGA
- a CDS encoding nucleotidyltransferase domain-containing protein produces the protein MTDAPLPDHDARDTADHGGPGRDASANHAPGDHTPDNHAPDHGAPGLDATDRAFLDHVADRLAALPAVRAVTLGGSRADGSHTPDSDWDLAVYYRGGFDPADLRAVGWPGEVSGIGDWGGGVFNGGAWLTVDGRRVDVHYRDLGAVEHEVAEARQGRFRWEPLMFHLAGIPSYLVVAELARNRVLRGTLPRPAYPAALRAAAPPIWRERATHTLAYAEAAYARRGQLTEVAGALATAAAYTAHAVLAARGEWITNEKRLLQRAGLRPVDALVAGLDPEPAALGRAVGRARELFEAAR, from the coding sequence ATGACCGACGCCCCGCTCCCCGACCACGACGCCCGCGACACCGCTGATCACGGCGGCCCCGGCCGCGACGCTTCTGCCAATCACGCTCCTGGCGACCACACCCCTGACAACCACGCCCCCGACCACGGCGCCCCCGGCCTCGACGCCACCGACCGTGCCTTCCTCGACCATGTCGCCGACCGGCTCGCGGCCCTGCCGGCCGTGCGGGCCGTCACCCTGGGCGGCTCGCGCGCCGACGGCTCGCACACCCCGGACAGCGACTGGGACCTGGCCGTGTACTACCGCGGCGGCTTCGATCCGGCCGACCTGCGCGCCGTCGGCTGGCCCGGCGAGGTGTCGGGGATCGGCGACTGGGGTGGCGGCGTCTTCAACGGCGGCGCCTGGCTCACCGTGGACGGGCGCCGGGTGGACGTCCACTACCGGGACCTGGGCGCCGTCGAGCACGAGGTGGCCGAGGCCCGCCAGGGACGGTTCCGCTGGGAGCCGCTGATGTTCCACCTCGCGGGCATCCCCAGCTACCTGGTGGTCGCCGAACTCGCCCGCAACCGGGTGCTGCGCGGCACCCTGCCCCGCCCCGCCTACCCGGCGGCGCTGCGCGCCGCGGCCCCGCCCATCTGGCGCGAGCGGGCCACCCACACGCTGGCGTACGCCGAGGCCGCGTACGCCCGGCGGGGTCAGCTCACCGAGGTGGCCGGGGCCCTGGCGACCGCCGCCGCGTACACCGCGCACGCGGTGCTCGCCGCCCGGGGCGAGTGGATCACCAACGAGAAGCGGCTGCTCCAGCGGGCGGGGCTGCGGCCGGTCGACGCGCTGGTGGCCGGGTTGGACCCGGAGCCGGCGGCGCTGGGCCGGGCGGTCGGGCGGGCGCGGGAGCTGTTCGAGGCGGCCCGCTGA
- a CDS encoding AIM24 family protein, with protein sequence MTGPVVFDAHSLPASDNVNAYAFSVALDGQWFLQRGKMIAYYGDIDFHGVGLGRLDRLIARSFHSPLHAADWVVAEGRGKMVLADRAFDVNSYDLDDGNLTIRSGNLLAFQPSLSLKQSIVPGFLTLIGTGTFVAASNGPVVFMEPPLRVDPQALVGWADCPSPCHHYDHQYLRGFLGGVRAHTGFGGTSGEEHQFEFVGAGTVLLQSTEQLMAEIATGASPDQAGVPVRDR encoded by the coding sequence GTGACCGGTCCTGTCGTCTTCGACGCGCACTCGCTGCCGGCCAGCGACAACGTCAACGCGTACGCCTTCAGCGTGGCGCTCGACGGCCAGTGGTTCCTCCAGCGGGGCAAGATGATCGCGTACTACGGCGACATCGACTTCCACGGCGTGGGCCTCGGCCGGCTCGACCGGCTCATCGCCCGCAGCTTCCACTCCCCCCTGCACGCCGCCGACTGGGTGGTGGCCGAGGGGCGCGGGAAGATGGTCCTCGCCGACCGGGCCTTCGACGTCAACTCGTACGACCTCGACGACGGGAACCTGACGATCCGGTCCGGCAACCTGCTCGCCTTCCAGCCGTCCCTGTCGCTGAAGCAGTCGATCGTGCCCGGTTTCCTGACGCTGATCGGCACCGGCACGTTCGTCGCGGCGTCCAACGGGCCCGTGGTCTTCATGGAGCCGCCGCTGCGCGTGGACCCGCAGGCCCTGGTGGGCTGGGCCGACTGCCCCTCGCCCTGCCACCACTACGACCACCAGTACCTACGGGGCTTCCTCGGTGGTGTGCGGGCGCATACCGGATTCGGCGGAACCTCCGGCGAGGAGCACCAGTTTGAGTTCGTGGGAGCGGGCACCGTGCTCCTGCAGTCAACGGAGCAACTCATGGCCGAGATCGCCACCGGCGCCTCCCCCGACCAGGCGGGGGTACCGGTTCGTGATCGGTAG
- a CDS encoding response regulator transcription factor: MRLLIVEDEKRLALSLARGLTAEGFAVDVVHDGTDGLHRAGEGTYDLVVLDIMLPGMNGYAVCAALRAAGNEVPILMLTAKDGEYDEAEGLDTGADDYLTKPFSYVVLLARVRALLRRRGTGAAPVLRVGELAVDRAAHRVRRADVEVALTAREFAVLEQLAVRAGEVVSKADILEHVWDFAYEGDPNIVEVYVSALRRKLGPGLIETVRGAGYRLVDRG; this comes from the coding sequence ATGCGCCTGTTGATCGTGGAGGACGAGAAGCGGCTCGCCCTGTCGCTGGCCCGAGGGCTGACCGCGGAGGGCTTCGCCGTGGACGTGGTGCACGACGGGACCGATGGGCTGCACCGGGCCGGCGAGGGCACGTACGACCTGGTCGTGCTGGACATCATGCTGCCCGGCATGAACGGCTACGCGGTCTGCGCCGCGCTGCGCGCCGCCGGCAACGAGGTGCCGATCCTCATGCTGACCGCCAAGGACGGCGAGTACGACGAGGCCGAGGGCCTGGACACCGGCGCCGACGACTACCTGACCAAGCCGTTCTCGTACGTCGTGCTGCTCGCCCGGGTGCGGGCGCTGTTGCGCCGGCGCGGCACCGGAGCGGCCCCGGTGCTGCGGGTGGGGGAGCTGGCGGTGGACCGGGCCGCGCACCGGGTGCGGCGCGCGGACGTCGAGGTCGCGCTGACCGCCCGGGAGTTCGCGGTCCTCGAGCAACTGGCCGTGCGCGCGGGCGAGGTGGTCTCCAAGGCGGACATCCTGGAGCACGTGTGGGACTTCGCGTACGAGGGCGACCCGAACATCGTCGAGGTCTACGTCAGCGCGCTGCGCCGCAAGCTGGGCCCCGGGCTGATCGAGACCGTACGCGGTGCCGGCTACCGGCTGGTGGACCGTGGCTAG
- a CDS encoding MarR family transcriptional regulator, whose amino-acid sequence METETGTNWLNDEEQRAWRAHLDVSRLLMHQLERDLQPFGLTNNDYEILVNLSESEDHRMRMSDLAAATLQSKSRLSHQITRMENAGLVRRENCESDRRGLYAVLTDRGWETMREVAPHHVASVRQHFIDLLGASGIDALYGSLAPVAEHLRTRRKIG is encoded by the coding sequence ATGGAGACCGAGACCGGCACCAACTGGCTCAACGACGAGGAACAGCGCGCCTGGCGCGCCCACCTGGACGTCAGCCGTCTGCTCATGCACCAGCTCGAACGGGATCTGCAACCGTTCGGCCTGACGAACAACGACTACGAGATCCTGGTGAACCTCTCGGAGTCCGAGGACCACCGGATGCGGATGAGCGACCTCGCCGCCGCCACCCTCCAGTCCAAGAGCCGCCTCTCCCACCAGATCACCCGGATGGAGAACGCGGGCCTGGTCCGCCGCGAGAACTGCGAGTCGGACCGGCGCGGACTGTACGCGGTCCTCACCGACCGCGGCTGGGAGACGATGCGCGAGGTCGCCCCGCACCACGTGGCCTCGGTGCGGCAGCACTTCATCGACCTGCTCGGTGCCAGCGGGATCGACGCGCTCTACGGTTCGCTCGCGCCCGTCGCGGAGCACCTGCGCACCCGACGCAAGATCGGCTAG
- a CDS encoding AIM24 family protein: MAHFRLHGSKVLAVDLTGDTVKAKKGSMVAYDGEMTFKKKTGGGEGLRGMVTRRLTGEQMEVMEVKGHGTCYFADRASEVNLVTLHGEKLYVEASNLLCVDGALRTGTTFTGLRGASQGNGLFTTTVEGSGQAALVSAGEAVVLRVTPEYPLRVDPGAYVAHTGRLQQHFQSGVNFRTLIGEGSGEAFQIRFEGEGLVYVQPSERDTVGGEV; this comes from the coding sequence GTGGCTCACTTTCGGCTCCACGGGAGCAAGGTCCTCGCCGTCGACCTGACCGGTGACACCGTCAAGGCCAAGAAGGGCTCGATGGTGGCGTACGACGGCGAGATGACCTTCAAGAAGAAGACCGGCGGCGGGGAGGGCCTGCGGGGGATGGTCACCCGGCGGCTCACCGGCGAACAGATGGAGGTCATGGAGGTCAAGGGGCACGGCACCTGCTACTTCGCCGACCGGGCCAGCGAGGTCAACCTGGTCACGCTGCACGGCGAGAAGCTGTACGTCGAGGCGAGCAACCTGCTGTGCGTGGACGGCGCCCTGCGCACCGGCACCACGTTCACCGGGCTGCGCGGCGCCTCCCAGGGCAACGGCCTGTTCACCACGACCGTGGAGGGCAGCGGGCAGGCCGCGCTCGTCTCGGCCGGCGAGGCGGTCGTGCTGCGCGTGACGCCCGAGTACCCGCTGCGGGTGGACCCGGGCGCCTACGTCGCGCACACCGGCCGCCTCCAGCAGCACTTCCAGTCGGGCGTCAACTTCCGGACGTTGATAGGCGAGGGTTCCGGGGAGGCGTTCCAGATCCGCTTCGAGGGCGAGGGCCTGGTGTACGTACAGCCCAGCGAGCGCGACACGGTCGGCGGTGAGGTCTGA
- the meaB gene encoding methylmalonyl Co-A mutase-associated GTPase MeaB: MVDVPDLVEQARQGRPRAVARLISLVEGASPQLRAVMAALAPLTGNAYVVGLTGSPGVGKSTSTSALITAYRKIGKRVGVLAVDPSSPFSGGALLGDRVRMSDHASDPGVYIRSMATRGHLGGLAWSAPQAIRVLDAAGCEVILVETVGVGQSEVEIASQADTSVVLLAPGMGDGIQAAKAGILEIGDVYVVNKADREGADATVRELNHMLGLGEARAAGDWRPPIVKTVAVRAEGVDEVVEALEKHRAWMEERGILAERRSRRAAREVETIAVTALRERIGDLRGDRRLSALADRIVRGELDPYAAADELVAGLTQG, translated from the coding sequence ATGGTGGACGTCCCCGACCTGGTGGAACAGGCGAGGCAGGGCAGGCCGCGCGCGGTGGCCCGGCTGATCTCGCTGGTGGAGGGGGCGTCCCCGCAACTGCGCGCGGTGATGGCGGCGCTCGCCCCGCTGACCGGGAACGCCTACGTCGTGGGCCTGACCGGCTCGCCCGGCGTCGGCAAGTCCACCTCGACCTCGGCGCTGATCACCGCGTACCGGAAGATCGGCAAGCGGGTCGGCGTGTTGGCCGTCGACCCGTCGTCGCCGTTCTCCGGCGGCGCGCTGCTCGGCGACCGGGTGCGGATGAGCGACCACGCCTCCGACCCCGGTGTCTACATCCGCTCCATGGCTACCCGCGGCCACCTCGGCGGCCTGGCCTGGTCGGCGCCGCAGGCGATCCGCGTGCTCGACGCCGCGGGCTGCGAGGTGATCCTCGTGGAGACCGTGGGCGTCGGGCAGTCCGAGGTGGAGATCGCCTCGCAGGCCGACACCAGCGTGGTGCTCCTCGCGCCCGGCATGGGCGACGGCATCCAGGCGGCGAAGGCCGGCATCCTGGAGATCGGCGACGTGTACGTGGTCAACAAGGCCGACCGTGAGGGCGCCGACGCCACCGTGCGCGAGCTGAACCACATGCTCGGCCTGGGCGAGGCGCGCGCGGCCGGCGACTGGCGGCCTCCCATCGTGAAGACGGTGGCGGTGCGCGCCGAGGGCGTGGACGAGGTCGTGGAGGCGCTGGAGAAGCACCGCGCGTGGATGGAGGAGCGCGGCATCCTCGCCGAGCGCAGGAGTCGGCGCGCGGCCCGCGAGGTCGAGACGATCGCGGTCACGGCGCTGCGCGAGCGGATCGGCGACCTGCGCGGCGACCGCCGGCTGAGCGCCTTGGCCGACCGCATCGTGCGCGGCGAACTGGACCCGTACGCGGCGGCGGATGAACTGGTCGCGGGCCTGACCCAGGGCTGA
- a CDS encoding DUF3817 domain-containing protein, whose amino-acid sequence MDIKTASALRRLRLVSAPEAISFLLLLVCSVLKRTTDFNAVPVMGAVHGILFVLYVIFWADAWNRTKWPVGTAALYFVLSVLPTGGFFAERKLKREAEAGVIAARARKEGIVNA is encoded by the coding sequence GTGGACATCAAGACCGCCTCCGCCCTGCGCCGGCTCCGCCTGGTCTCCGCGCCGGAGGCCATCTCCTTCCTGCTCCTGCTCGTGTGCTCGGTCCTCAAGCGCACCACGGACTTCAACGCAGTGCCGGTGATGGGCGCCGTGCACGGCATCCTGTTCGTGCTGTACGTGATCTTCTGGGCCGACGCCTGGAACCGGACCAAGTGGCCGGTGGGCACCGCCGCCCTGTACTTCGTGCTCTCCGTGCTGCCCACCGGCGGCTTCTTCGCCGAGCGCAAGCTCAAGCGCGAGGCCGAGGCCGGGGTCATCGCGGCCCGGGCCCGCAAGGAAGGGATCGTCAACGCGTGA